ATGTTTGGTGTGGATCGATTTGATGCCATTCTCCCCCCTGGAACAGTAAGTGTTTTCACAAGTTTCATTCATGCCTGCTGGATTCTCTACAAGAGGCTACTATACATAGTATGCTCGTTATTAGTGATTGGCATATGGTTTGGTTTATTCATCTGGATGGTTGGTGCAGGGAGCAATTATGGCTGTTGGAGCATCACAGCCAACTGTTGTAGGAACCAAGGACGGCTGGATTGGCATGAAGAATCAGATGCAGGTAACAAGTATACTATATTCATTAGTTACTGAAAAGGTTGTTTCTGtatgaaaaatagtttaatttttatttctcatacTGTAAACTGTAAATGCTATATCTACAGGTAAATGTTACAGCCGATCATCGGGTAATCTATGGTGCTGATCTTGCTGCCTTCTTGCAAACACTGGCAAAGATTATCGATGACCCCAAAGATCTTACCTTCTAATCAGAATCCTGCCACCAAAGTAGGCCATCTTTACATCCTGAAgatttcccttttccttgtatgATTCAGAGCCCATCTTCCTCTGATAATCATTCCTCAATCTTCACGGAGCATACTCAACAAGAGAAATGTAGGAGCTATAATCTCTGTCCAAAGTTCTATTTAGAACAGGAGCAGAATTTTGAAGAgcaatttttatttgggtttcaGATATCACAAATTCTTTTGCACTTTAACATTGTTGTAAATGCTGGCAGTTCTTGCTTCTTAtcgaatttccttttctttttctgcgaTCGGTTGTTGTAGCTGTTTCCAACATCAGATATGTGAAACATAAATGTGATCTTCAATGTTTCTTCCCTTGTGTCCATAACGTTGAATGGAATTGGTGCTTCCATTTGGGGAAGATTGCTGTCTGGTGACTGAGGAAGCATTTTGGCTTTAGTTCTTATGAATGTCTCTCCTTCCCTTGCACGGTTTCACAAGTAAACAGCACTTCACCTGCACTCATGGCTGGAAATGCCAGTCGCCATCTCATCAACATTCATGTACATATTAGCTTGAAAACTTGCAATTTGCCTGCAACTTAAATGACTACAGAAATGGAGCATCTGCAGATATAGGTAGAGCCAATGTAAGATGTGTTTCCCTCATATTCCATTGATGTTCTTATCTATATGTTTTTGTTCATGTTGTGGTCATCATCATGTTATCATCAAATTTATGTGTTTCTTAATTGAAGAAACATAGCAAACTTCAATTATTGTTAGTTTGATCCTAAACTGCGCCTTTGCTTCACTCAATTTAGTTAAATTATAGACACTAGATAAAAACACTTTGGAAGAACTCTAACCGGGGCAGAACAAGAGATGGATAGATACATTactaaaaattttcatttatgtaTTATGTATACATAGGAATTGCAGATTACATGCAAGTCGGCTTGCAACAGCTGCCTCGTTCTGTCCAGCAAGAAACCTGTCTTCTACTTAcagatttgaaataaaaacttgctAAGTATAATCTTTCGAATATATAGAACTACTGTTTCTAGGAGGATTGTATTCCGAAGGCCAGTCTTCATCGTGCATTGAGGATCATTCTTAATACGCTCTTCATCTTTGGCCTTGCTTCTGTGGAAACACTAACACAACTAAGGGCAATCTTAAGGACCGCATGCATGTGGCTTCTGACAGCAGGTGAAGTCCTGCTGATGTTAAAATCAAGGATGCCATCCCACCTGTCTTGCTGTGTTGAGTTCCTTAAAACCCACTTGGCTAATTCAGTTCCCTCACTAACTGCTGGCTTTCCTGTCAGCAATTCCAGTAGAACGACCCCAAAGCTATATACATTCCCAGCCATTGTCACCCTCATTGTGTATGCATACTCTGCAAGAACCACAATCACTCTTCAAGTTAATATCAGAAGCTCAGGCATATGCTGAACAAGGATTCATCAAGCAGTCTGAAACTACTTACAAGAAAGTATTCGATATCCATGTTCATAGGAGAATTCATGAATTTTGGTCACAACCAGTTCAtacaaatgaaattttgaatacTTGTTGGATATTAAGTTGAGCATAGAGTTTTGTTTACCTGGTGGAATATAGCCCACAGAGCCAGCAACTGTAGAAAGGCTGCCCGTGCTCTTTGTTGGATCAATCACTTTGTGGAGCTCAATGTCTCCAACTAGTGGCTCCTTCAGAGACTTGAGCAAAATGTTTCTGCTTGAAAGGTCAAGGAGGAGAATCGGACCAGAGGAGCATCCATGAAGAAAGGTAAGGCCTTGAGCAACTCCAACTGCTATACTGTAACGGCTTGCCCAGTCTAATGTATCTCCCAGTTTACCATGAAGAACATCAAACAGCGTACCCTTCTCAGCATATTCGTAGAAGAGATAAGCACTGTCGACGGTCAATACATAGGCCAAAGGAGTCATGACATTAGAATTGCTCAGTTTCCCTAAAACTTCCAGCTCTTGTCCGAATTTATTGTGGCTACCCAATTGGAATATCTTGTCGCTCCAGTTGAGCTTCTTGACAAAGTAGTTTGCTCCAGAAGGCATGGTGGCTTTATAGTATGTTGAAAACCTAGTCTTCAACTCAATGTTCAATGGATCAGCAGCTACTTCCATGGCATTGGTGAAATCGATGCTGGACCTGTGAATTCCATTTGTAGTCAACAGATTGCCTTGGATGACTTGAGGTGATGGAAGATTTTCCCCTGATTGTGACTGCTGATCATTAACCTTGAGAAAGCGCCTGGAGAATGATAGAACTATAATCGAGACAATGCCAACAGCAAGAAAAGCAGCAACAACTGCAACAACAACCGGCACAACAACCGATCTCCTCTTCTTTGGGGATTCTTGGGGAGTGTTTGTTGCTGTATTATTTTTAAGTCTTGAATTTCCACTTGCATTTAAAGACACATAATGTTTGAAATCTGGGATGACCCCAGAAAGCTGATTGTTTGAGAGTATCAACAGATTTAGGGATTCCATTTCAGTAAGAGACTCTGGAATCTCACCTGAGAGATTGTTGTTTGATAGATCCAAAATTTCTAGGTCCGTCAGTCGGGAAAGAGTTTCTGGAATAGCTCCTTGAAAGAGGTTGGAGCTGAGATTCAAAGCGATCTGCAATTTCACCGGCATCATTGGGATAGTTCCACTTAGTTGATTTTGTCCAAGTTGGACTTCTAACAGAGAGTTCATGCTGTTGATATTGGCAGGTATTGGACCCCGAAGATTGTTGCCTTGCAAGTTCAGGTGAGCAAGTCTTTGCAAGTTTGAAATTGAAGAAGGTATTGAACCAGTGAGCGAATTCCAGCTGATGTTCAAGGTCGACAACAACTGTAATTGAGTGATCTCTAAAGGGATATCTCCACTCAAATTGTTGAGCtgaagttttaaaacttgaagaTTACCGAGATTACCCAACGGTGCAGGTACAGGGCCTGTAAGGTCATTCTGTGCCAAATTCAATAGTGCCAACCTACGGCAAGAACTCAACTGATGGGGTATCTCATTGGTCAAGCTATTGTTATCCAGTTCCAAGTAAGTCAAGTTATCAAGTGTCCCGAAAGAAGGAGGGATTGACCCATTGAGCCTGTTGCTTCCCAATCTCAACCTGATCAAGCTCTCAGATACCTTTGCAGGTAATGAGCCTTCCAACAGATTATAAGACAAATCCACAAGTTGCAAGTTCGACCCTGATAAAATATCTGTCGGTATAGGCCCTCTTAAGCTATTGTAACTGAGATCTAAGAAGCTAAGATATCTTGTAATCCCACTGGGAATTGTACCACCAAACTTATTCTGATTCGCTGCAAATCGATACAAGGTTGGGATATTTGAAATGTTTGCTGGGATTTCCCCACTCAATTTATTGTCAGACAGAAGTAAAATCCTCAACTTGTTGAGATTTCCAATCCTAGGAGGAACCGACCCCTCAAGATTATTGGCACTGAGATCAATTAAGCTCAAGTTCTGATAATTTGCAATTTCTTGAGGGACCGTACCTTGGAAGCTATTCATAGAGAGCTGAAGTTCCTCCAACATCAAGGACTTTCTAAGGTTTACAGGAATAGGACCAGTGAAGTTATTGGAACTAAGATTCAAGCTTTTAAGTGCAAGGAATCCATCTACCTGTAGACTAACATTGCCAGACAGAGAATTGAAAGACAAGTCCAAAGATTCTAAcccaacaaaaacattaaaagcagGCAAAGGACCACTTAGCAAATTTTTGCTAAAATTCAACAACTTTAGCCCATCAATCCTTCCACAATCATTGATGAACTCATCTGAAATTGAGCTCAAACGGTTGTTAGAAAGATCAAGGGCTTGTAAAGTTTCAATCTTGCAAACAACTGGCAATAAATTAGAGTTGGAGAGACCAAACTCAGATAGAGAAAGACGAGTTACTGACGAGTTGCCAGAGCTGCAATTAACTCCCTTCCAAGAACATGGGTCTTTATTAGCATCCCATAACGAATCAGAAAGGTTAAGTGACTTAGACAGATCCATCATGGTGTTGGCCTGGTTTGAAGATAGTTGAGAGAACACTGAtggaaacaacaagaacaagaaagacAAGAAAAGAGAGGTTCTTTGCTGCACATACCTTGTCATTTTAGCTGAATTATCCAACTAGTTTTTTCTATACTTGAACTTTCGTTTCTGGATGTGCAAGTGTGCagtattttgtatatatttttgtttgttgggCTCAGTTTCAGGTGAAGAGGAGacagaataaaaagaaatggcaGACTCAAGGGATGTagaaaagatttttcaaagtaagtgctttgctttgctttgtgtTTCGTgggaaagataaaacaaatgtaAGGCGTGTTGGGAGTGGCAGTTGACTGTGGACTTGAGCAGAAACTTGTGCTTCTTCTTTGGGCAAGAGACTTGGACCGGCACACATTGGTGTTATCACACCTTTTGTGTAATGTGTGTTTGTAGGGCTGTgggatttcttctttttctttgaacttGCCAAGGAGGCCTTcctgctttctttctttctttattgcttaatttttcttttcttgacttGGACACCTTGGACAGGCTCACCTTTCGTCTTTCCCAGAAATTTGGTGGTAGATTATAAAGAAAGCACGGGAATGGCCATCAAAGAAATTTCTCTGTGGAAAAATGAAACCCTCCAAGTCTAGTCTTTGATGTGGAGCCCCACGTTGAACGGTGAAAGCAGCCTGACGCCCTGACCTGAGAAAGGCTTTTGGAATTTGGAAAAGTGACTTCTTTTCCTTTGGGTTTCGTTAGTCTCTACTTCTACCAATGTTGTCAAACAAGACCTTGGTAGAAAATCATTTTAACTGGTTGTTTCATTAATTCAATAGGTTGATCATTGAtggtattattaaaaaattaaaaaatatatattaattccataaatttattatatttaaaatgattgAACTGATAGGGTAGCTTGACCAAGTCTCTAAACAAATTGTTGGTTCCAATGAttctttctggtttttttttgacTCCATTGTTTAAGCAATCTTTTATGAGATTCGAATTGGTTAAATGTTTGGATTATTTATTTCCAAGTTATCCTACCGATTTCGTGCAGATTTGATAATTATATTCGAACCAAAATCTAAGATTATGTTTGGTTACTTTTCTAGGATAAAACAACAGATCGAtataaaaatgaacaaaaacatGCTTATTTAAGAGACAAATACAGATGCGTTTGTCACTTCCGAGACTATAACTAAACACCacttaaatttatttagattcATTACTTTGGAGATTTTTTAAGGGAAAGTGCGTGATGATCATGAGAGCTGGTCTAATGGAATGGATAAATAATTGAAAGTGGAAATTATGTTTTTCCATTAACCAATTATTAGTGCAGAGAAGTTCTACAGTACTAGTCTTTATAAAACCAAACAGGGAATCCTGTACACCAATTAGGTGCATCAATGGAGGCAAGAAAAGCAGAAAAGTGAAGATATGGGCTGATTTGACTCGGCACAAAGTTGTGGCAAATCCGTTCAGCTTTGAAAGACTCTGATCTGCCGGTGGTGACTAAATCCCATGAAGATCTCACCCACCTAATTACTATGGTTGGCTAATT
This genomic interval from Populus nigra chromosome 11, ddPopNigr1.1, whole genome shotgun sequence contains the following:
- the LOC133668380 gene encoding LRR receptor-like serine/threonine-protein kinase GSO2, whose translation is MTRYVQQRTSLFLSFLFLLFPSVFSQLSSNQANTMMDLSKSLNLSDSLWDANKDPCSWKGVNCSSGNSSVTRLSLSEFGLSNSNLLPVVCKIETLQALDLSNNRLSSISDEFINDCGRIDGLKLLNFSKNLLSGPLPAFNVFVGLESLDLSFNSLSGNVSLQVDGFLALKSLNLSSNNFTGPIPVNLRKSLMLEELQLSMNSFQGTVPQEIANYQNLSLIDLSANNLEGSVPPRIGNLNKLRILLLSDNKLSGEIPANISNIPTLYRFAANQNKFGGTIPSGITRYLSFLDLSYNSLRGPIPTDILSGSNLQLVDLSYNLLEGSLPAKVSESLIRLRLGSNRLNGSIPPSFGTLDNLTYLELDNNSLTNEIPHQLSSCRRLALLNLAQNDLTGPVPAPLGNLGNLQVLKLQLNNLSGDIPLEITQLQLLSTLNISWNSLTGSIPSSISNLQRLAHLNLQGNNLRGPIPANINSMNSLLEVQLGQNQLSGTIPMMPVKLQIALNLSSNLFQGAIPETLSRLTDLEILDLSNNNLSGEIPESLTEMESLNLLILSNNQLSGVIPDFKHYVSLNASGNSRLKNNTATNTPQESPKKRRSVVVPVVVAVVAAFLAVGIVSIIVLSFSRRFLKVNDQQSQSGENLPSPQVIQGNLLTTNGIHRSSIDFTNAMEVAADPLNIELKTRFSTYYKATMPSGANYFVKKLNWSDKIFQLGSHNKFGQELEVLGKLSNSNVMTPLAYVLTVDSAYLFYEYAEKGTLFDVLHGKLGDTLDWASRYSIAVGVAQGLTFLHGCSSGPILLLDLSSRNILLKSLKEPLVGDIELHKVIDPTKSTGSLSTVAGSVGYIPPEYAYTMRVTMAGNVYSFGVVLLELLTGKPAVSEGTELAKWVLRNSTQQDRWDGILDFNISRTSPAVRSHMHAVLKIALSCVSVSTEARPKMKSVLRMILNAR